One genomic region from Skermania piniformis encodes:
- a CDS encoding CaiB/BaiF CoA transferase family protein: MTASAPLAGIRILEVGTMLAGPYATMMLADLGAEVTKLEPAGGDISRQVSDSYFASLNRGKRSIRIDLGTEAGDARLGDLVTQSHALLVNLKPSAIHRLGLTYDALRRWNERIVCVAITGYGLHGGDDPAFDYVIQAATGIAALTGDPAGPPTLPGYSSADNSTGLAAALGLLAQIVSGRGGQIDVSLYEVMLSQLNYHAATYLNEGTRPHRRPFGAHSYYVPAQLFPTADGYLALFVTHDGFWRAFAGEAGIDGFATMAERVSHRAEVLAVVTDALATDTATNWERRLAPLGIPVAAVRELPAALDAPGAPVVTAGERRLVGCPIHVSGYTPRYGPAPGLGEHGR, from the coding sequence GTGACCGCGTCGGCGCCGCTGGCCGGCATCCGGATCCTCGAGGTCGGGACGATGCTGGCCGGTCCGTACGCGACGATGATGCTGGCCGATCTCGGCGCCGAGGTCACCAAGCTGGAACCGGCCGGCGGCGACATCTCCCGGCAGGTGAGCGACAGCTACTTCGCCAGTCTGAACCGGGGTAAGCGCAGTATCCGGATCGACTTGGGTACCGAGGCCGGCGATGCCCGGCTCGGCGACCTGGTCACGCAGTCGCATGCGCTGCTGGTGAATCTGAAGCCGTCGGCGATCCACCGGCTCGGGCTGACCTACGACGCACTGCGCCGGTGGAACGAGCGGATCGTCTGTGTCGCGATCACCGGCTACGGCTTACACGGTGGCGACGATCCGGCGTTCGATTACGTGATCCAAGCGGCGACCGGGATCGCTGCCCTCACCGGCGATCCGGCGGGGCCGCCGACCCTGCCGGGCTACTCGTCGGCGGACAACTCCACCGGGCTGGCTGCCGCGCTCGGCCTGCTCGCTCAGATCGTCTCCGGCCGCGGCGGTCAGATCGACGTGTCGCTGTACGAAGTGATGTTGTCGCAGTTGAACTATCACGCGGCCACCTATCTGAACGAAGGCACCCGCCCGCATCGGCGCCCGTTCGGCGCCCATTCCTACTATGTTCCGGCCCAACTGTTTCCGACTGCGGATGGGTACCTGGCGCTGTTCGTCACGCATGACGGATTCTGGCGGGCGTTCGCCGGCGAGGCCGGCATCGACGGGTTCGCGACGATGGCCGAGCGGGTATCGCACCGCGCCGAGGTACTGGCGGTCGTGACCGACGCACTGGCCACCGATACGGCGACGAACTGGGAGCGTCGGCTCGCGCCGCTCGGTATCCCGGTTGCCGCGGTGCGCGAGTTGCCGGCGGCGCTCGACGCTCCGGGCGCGCCGGTGGTCACCGCGGGGGAGCGGCGGCTGGTCGGCTGCCCGATCCACGTTTCCGGATATACCCCCCGCTACGGTCCCGCGCCGGGGCTGGGCGAGCACGGACGCTGA
- a CDS encoding ferredoxin--NADP reductase, translating into MARPPLFQRATVTRVVPETPDARTFVLEPHDGPLRYRAGQFCTFRVTVNGDELFRSYSMSSAPETDGELMTTVKRVPGGAVSNWLLDNLGAGDEVEITRPIGRFCLRDTDLPLLGYSGGSGITPILSLTKAALAATGRRVRLLCADRDADSAIFAAAFDDLLRRYPDRLEVRRHLDSVGGLITTAAVRAFVGDDAAGDHYLCGPEAFMALVESALPGPGQVFSERFGDVPPLPEEPSAPASTPATSGGTVTVILKGRKKSVPRRDGETVLESARRAGLSPPFSCEQGNCATCMALVTSGRATLRRNEALTEEELEDGYILTCQAVPDTPDITVDYE; encoded by the coding sequence ATGGCGAGACCCCCGCTGTTCCAGCGCGCGACCGTGACCCGGGTCGTCCCCGAGACACCGGACGCCCGGACTTTCGTGCTCGAACCCCACGACGGCCCGCTGCGCTACCGGGCCGGTCAGTTCTGCACGTTCCGGGTGACCGTGAACGGCGACGAACTGTTCCGTTCCTACTCGATGTCCAGCGCGCCGGAGACCGACGGTGAGTTGATGACCACGGTGAAGCGGGTGCCCGGCGGTGCGGTGTCGAACTGGCTGCTCGACAACCTCGGCGCTGGCGACGAGGTGGAGATCACCCGACCGATCGGGCGGTTCTGCCTGCGGGACACCGACCTACCACTGCTCGGTTACAGCGGCGGGAGCGGAATCACGCCGATCCTCTCGCTCACCAAAGCCGCGCTGGCTGCCACCGGACGACGGGTACGACTGCTGTGCGCCGACCGCGACGCCGACTCGGCGATCTTCGCCGCGGCTTTCGACGACCTGCTCCGACGCTATCCGGACCGACTGGAGGTGAGGCGGCACCTGGACAGTGTCGGCGGCCTGATCACGACAGCCGCGGTCCGGGCGTTCGTCGGCGACGACGCTGCGGGCGATCACTATCTCTGCGGACCGGAAGCGTTCATGGCGTTGGTCGAGTCCGCACTGCCCGGGCCCGGCCAGGTGTTCAGCGAACGCTTCGGTGACGTGCCGCCGCTACCCGAGGAACCGTCGGCTCCGGCCTCGACGCCGGCCACCTCGGGTGGAACGGTAACCGTGATCCTGAAAGGCCGGAAGAAGTCCGTGCCCCGGCGGGACGGCGAAACCGTGTTGGAGAGCGCTCGGCGAGCCGGGCTCAGCCCACCGTTCTCCTGCGAGCAGGGCAACTGCGCCACCTGCATGGCGCTGGTCACGTCCGGCCGGGCGACGCTCCGCCGGAACGAGGCGCTGACCGAAGAGGAGCTCGAGGACGGCTACATCCTCACCTGCCAAGCCGTGCCGGACACCCCCGACATCACCGTGGACTACGAGTAG
- a CDS encoding class I adenylate-forming enzyme family protein, whose protein sequence is MPTPATSAALAAGDRTYTRPELDALAAGLAAELAGRGVRGGDRVALMSSNRPEFVVALLAIWRLDAVVVLLSPAWKHDEVAHALRLTGPTHALGDRPVLDELLPMRYLDAPITPATAAPVRSDPARDAVLVFSSGTTGMPKAVRHTHGSLAVAVRQWIDVLGLTDADRIQIATPPSHILGLLNIVTALEAGVWMRLHRRFDLDTMLRCIAEDRITVEMAVAPIALALAGHPDLPSYDLSSLRYIMWGATPVTVDVAELVSARTGVGWLPAYGASELPVIACNPLDDARLDTVGKAAPGVEVRIVGLDSGQPLGANEPGEIQCRSAAAMAGYLPAEATSVAFDDGWYRTGDVGTVDQQGWIRITDRAKEMIKVRGFQVAPAEVEAILHGHPLVRDCAVFGVPDDRDGEVVVAAVSAEGVGAEELIRLVGERLASYKTPRRVVFVPEIPRLPSGKVLRRKLKGRVLEECHGRTTDR, encoded by the coding sequence ATGCCGACTCCAGCCACATCCGCCGCGCTCGCCGCCGGCGACCGGACCTACACCCGGCCCGAGCTCGACGCGCTCGCAGCCGGTCTTGCCGCCGAGCTGGCCGGGCGCGGAGTGCGCGGCGGCGATCGCGTGGCGCTCATGTCGTCCAATCGGCCCGAGTTCGTCGTCGCCCTGCTGGCGATATGGCGGCTGGATGCGGTGGTCGTATTGCTCAGTCCCGCGTGGAAGCACGACGAGGTCGCCCACGCGCTGCGACTCACCGGACCTACCCATGCGCTCGGCGACCGGCCGGTGCTCGACGAGCTGCTACCGATGCGGTACCTCGACGCACCGATCACCCCGGCGACGGCGGCGCCGGTCCGATCCGATCCGGCGAGGGATGCGGTCCTGGTGTTCAGTTCCGGTACCACCGGAATGCCGAAGGCGGTTCGACATACCCACGGTTCGCTGGCGGTGGCCGTCCGGCAGTGGATCGACGTGCTCGGGCTCACCGACGCGGATCGGATTCAGATCGCCACTCCGCCATCGCACATTCTCGGTCTGCTCAACATCGTCACCGCGCTCGAAGCCGGCGTCTGGATGCGGTTACACCGGCGGTTCGATCTCGACACGATGCTGCGGTGTATCGCCGAGGACCGGATCACCGTGGAGATGGCGGTCGCGCCGATCGCCCTGGCACTCGCCGGGCATCCGGATCTACCGAGCTACGACCTGAGCTCGCTGCGGTACATCATGTGGGGCGCCACCCCGGTGACGGTCGACGTCGCCGAGCTGGTCAGCGCGCGAACGGGGGTGGGCTGGCTGCCCGCCTACGGTGCCAGCGAGTTGCCGGTCATCGCCTGCAATCCGCTCGACGATGCGCGGCTGGATACCGTCGGTAAGGCCGCACCCGGCGTCGAGGTCCGCATAGTCGGCCTGGATTCCGGGCAGCCGTTGGGCGCGAACGAACCAGGCGAAATCCAATGCCGATCGGCGGCGGCGATGGCCGGTTACCTGCCGGCGGAGGCGACGTCGGTCGCGTTCGACGACGGTTGGTACCGCACCGGCGATGTCGGGACGGTCGATCAGCAGGGCTGGATCCGGATCACCGACCGAGCCAAAGAAATGATCAAGGTACGCGGCTTCCAGGTCGCGCCTGCCGAGGTCGAGGCGATTCTGCACGGCCATCCACTGGTGCGCGATTGCGCGGTGTTCGGGGTGCCCGACGATCGAGACGGTGAGGTGGTCGTCGCCGCGGTGTCGGCCGAGGGAGTCGGCGCCGAAGAGTTGATCCGGCTGGTGGGGGAGCGTCTGGCGTCGTACAAGACACCTCGTCGGGTGGTGTTCGTGCCGGAGATTCCGCGTCTGCCGTCGGGGAAAGTGTTGCGCCGAAAGCTGAAGGGCCGAGTGCTGGAGGAGTGTCATGGACGTACGACTGACCGGTGA
- a CDS encoding acyl-CoA dehydrogenase family protein — translation MDVRLTGEQRQLRDAAARLADELGPGSVADLADAERVARLEKAVATAGYRTLRSDGASGVEVALVVEEFARGLVDVPLLGPVLADDLHPADGRWTVAVGERALDAAGCERAVLLDVLQVSAGSVVDSRTAADLTRQVATVIDTERLGDVTPDQARRWQALAITVTAADLLGAARGTHRLAVEYAKVRTQYGHSIGSYQAVSHLLAESLALIEGSISVLRHAAWAVDELSPDDALRAARIAKVYLARAARTVCETSIQVHGGIGNTWECLAHVYLRRVLTSTELFPVQLAETARLEEIDCGLS, via the coding sequence ATGGACGTACGACTGACCGGTGAGCAGCGGCAGCTGCGCGACGCGGCGGCGCGGCTCGCCGACGAGCTCGGGCCGGGGTCGGTCGCCGACCTGGCCGATGCCGAGCGGGTCGCCCGGCTGGAGAAGGCGGTCGCGACGGCCGGTTATCGCACCCTGCGTTCGGACGGTGCGTCCGGTGTAGAGGTCGCACTGGTCGTCGAGGAGTTCGCTCGTGGGCTGGTGGACGTGCCGTTACTCGGGCCGGTGCTCGCCGACGACCTGCACCCCGCGGACGGGCGGTGGACGGTCGCCGTCGGCGAGCGAGCACTCGACGCGGCGGGCTGCGAGCGGGCGGTGCTGCTCGACGTGCTGCAGGTATCGGCCGGTTCGGTTGTCGATTCGAGAACGGCAGCCGACCTCACCCGTCAGGTCGCGACCGTGATCGATACCGAACGGCTCGGCGACGTGACGCCGGACCAGGCGCGGCGTTGGCAGGCGTTGGCGATCACGGTCACCGCTGCCGATCTGCTCGGTGCGGCGCGCGGCACGCATCGTCTCGCCGTCGAGTATGCGAAGGTCCGCACGCAGTACGGCCACTCGATCGGTTCGTACCAGGCGGTATCGCATCTGCTGGCGGAGAGTCTCGCGCTGATCGAGGGGTCGATCAGCGTGTTGCGGCACGCCGCGTGGGCGGTCGACGAGCTGTCACCCGACGATGCGTTGCGTGCCGCTCGGATCGCGAAGGTGTACCTTGCCCGGGCCGCACGCACCGTCTGTGAAACCTCGATCCAGGTGCACGGTGGCATCGGCAACACCTGGGAGTGCCTCGCGCATGTCTACCTACGGCGCGTGCTGACCTCGACCGAACTGTTCCCGGTACAGCTGGCGGAGACCGCGCGACTGGAGGAGATCGACTGTGGATTATCGTGA
- a CDS encoding acyl-CoA dehydrogenase family protein: MDYRDSPAEAEFRTRLRAWLAEHAGAFPTEGDKYWARAGEWHQALYGAGFFGLSWPAELGGQGLPPVYDVILDEELAAAGAPARPSLGYLVAGLGRHASSELQQRFLPGMIDGSQRWCQGFSEPDAGSDLASLRTTAIRDGDEYVIHGHKIWTSYSDVADWCLLLARTDPNAPRHKGISGFIVSMHQPGIEQRPLTMISGVTKEFGQVLFDGARVPAAQMVGAPGNGWKLAMTVVGHEREPSTLGFAARYAKTVRLLQERVNGPAPEELSWAAVQSEMLRLHVRRRLSEQLDGVTHGPDGSLDKLLMTWVEQSVGHAALAVAGTGDDAMFGTYLYSRAQSVMGGTSQIQKNIIATRILDLGA, translated from the coding sequence GTGGATTATCGTGATTCGCCGGCCGAGGCGGAGTTCCGGACTCGGCTGCGAGCCTGGCTGGCCGAGCACGCCGGCGCGTTCCCGACCGAAGGCGACAAGTATTGGGCGCGGGCCGGCGAGTGGCACCAGGCGCTCTACGGGGCCGGCTTCTTCGGCTTGTCCTGGCCGGCCGAGCTCGGCGGACAAGGCCTGCCGCCGGTCTACGACGTGATCCTGGACGAGGAGTTGGCGGCGGCCGGGGCGCCCGCTCGGCCCAGCCTGGGCTATCTGGTCGCCGGACTCGGCCGGCACGCGAGTTCGGAACTGCAGCAACGCTTTCTACCCGGCATGATCGACGGGTCGCAGCGCTGGTGTCAGGGTTTCAGCGAGCCCGACGCCGGCTCGGACCTCGCCTCGTTGCGCACCACCGCCATCCGGGACGGCGACGAGTACGTGATCCACGGCCACAAGATCTGGACCAGCTACTCCGACGTGGCCGACTGGTGTTTGCTGCTCGCCCGCACCGATCCGAATGCACCACGGCACAAGGGGATCTCCGGCTTCATCGTCTCCATGCACCAGCCCGGCATCGAGCAGCGCCCGCTGACGATGATCAGCGGCGTCACCAAGGAGTTCGGGCAGGTGCTGTTCGACGGTGCGCGGGTTCCGGCGGCACAGATGGTGGGCGCTCCGGGCAACGGCTGGAAGCTGGCGATGACCGTCGTCGGGCATGAACGCGAACCGTCCACCCTCGGCTTCGCCGCGCGTTACGCCAAGACGGTGCGGTTGCTGCAGGAGCGTGTGAACGGGCCGGCGCCGGAGGAACTCTCGTGGGCGGCGGTGCAATCGGAGATGCTCCGGCTGCACGTGCGGCGGCGGTTGTCCGAGCAGCTGGACGGAGTTACCCACGGCCCGGACGGCTCCTTGGACAAGCTGCTGATGACCTGGGTGGAGCAGTCGGTCGGGCACGCGGCACTCGCTGTTGCCGGCACCGGCGACGACGCGATGTTCGGCACCTATCTGTACAGCCGGGCGCAGTCGGTCATGGGCGGCACGTCCCAGATCCAGAAGAACATCATCGCCACCCGCATCCTCGACCTGGGAGCCTGA
- a CDS encoding enoyl-CoA hydratase/isomerase family protein → MYDVPAEILVEAEGPLRIITLNRPDAYNAVDDALHTGLAKLWPQLNEDRQARVAVLTGAGKAFSAGGDFGYLAELAQDADLRAKTIAHGREIVLGMARCRLPVVAAVNGPAVGLGCSLVALSDIVYIAEAAYLKDPHVQVGLVAADGGPLTWPLHTSLLLAKEYALTGAKIPAERAREMGLVNHVVADPMSEALACAERMLELPRQAVESTKRLLNLHLERAVLATLDFAMTAEDLSFQTEDFRAVIAGLTAKSG, encoded by the coding sequence ATGTACGACGTGCCCGCGGAGATTCTTGTCGAGGCCGAAGGCCCGCTGCGGATCATCACGCTGAATCGCCCGGATGCGTACAACGCGGTCGACGACGCACTGCACACCGGCCTGGCGAAGCTCTGGCCGCAGCTGAACGAGGACCGACAGGCGCGGGTGGCGGTACTCACCGGCGCCGGCAAAGCCTTCTCCGCCGGCGGGGATTTCGGCTATCTCGCCGAGCTGGCTCAGGATGCGGATCTGCGGGCGAAGACCATCGCGCACGGCCGGGAGATCGTGCTGGGTATGGCGCGCTGCCGATTACCGGTGGTCGCGGCGGTGAACGGCCCGGCGGTCGGTCTCGGCTGCAGCCTGGTGGCCCTGAGCGACATCGTCTACATCGCCGAGGCGGCCTACCTGAAGGATCCGCATGTGCAGGTGGGCCTGGTGGCGGCGGACGGCGGCCCGCTCACCTGGCCGCTGCACACCAGCCTGTTGCTGGCCAAGGAGTACGCGCTCACCGGTGCGAAGATTCCGGCCGAGCGCGCTCGGGAGATGGGCCTGGTGAACCACGTCGTCGCGGACCCGATGAGCGAAGCGCTGGCCTGCGCCGAACGGATGCTGGAATTGCCACGCCAAGCGGTGGAATCGACCAAGCGGCTACTCAACCTGCATCTGGAACGGGCGGTGCTGGCCACGCTCGACTTCGCCATGACCGCCGAGGATCTGTCTTTCCAGACCGAGGACTTCCGTGCCGTGATTGCCGGCCTGACCGCCAAGTCGGGTTAG
- a CDS encoding GntR family transcriptional regulator, whose protein sequence is MGRQLTPPNAPQTSVVISGQLRERILDGSHRPGEQLSEARIAGQQRVSRGPVREAFQRLAQEGLLVSQRNRACS, encoded by the coding sequence ATGGGCCGGCAGCTGACGCCGCCGAACGCACCGCAGACCTCGGTGGTGATCTCCGGCCAGCTGCGCGAGCGGATCCTGGACGGGTCCCACCGCCCGGGTGAGCAGCTGAGCGAGGCGCGTATTGCTGGGCAACAGCGCGTCTCCCGCGGCCCGGTACGCGAGGCATTCCAGCGCCTGGCACAGGAGGGGCTGCTGGTCAGCCAGCGCAACCGGGCGTGTTCGTGA
- a CDS encoding aminotransferase class III-fold pyridoxal phosphate-dependent enzyme, translating into MIHTQTTTDPNRPLLELTDKLGEYLPPGLDSLFFVNSGTEAVEAAVGLAKMATNRSNIVAFHGRTVRRNRAIRPGPGGRPGQDR; encoded by the coding sequence GTGATCCATACGCAGACCACCACCGACCCGAACCGCCCACTGTTGGAACTGACCGACAAGCTAGGCGAGTACCTGCCGCCGGGACTCGATTCGCTGTTCTTCGTCAACTCGGGCACGGAAGCGGTCGAGGCCGCGGTAGGACTGGCGAAGATGGCGACCAACCGGTCGAATATCGTCGCCTTCCACGGCCGCACCGTTCGGCGGAATCGAGCAATCCGGCCTGGGCCGGGAGGACGGCCGGGTCAGGATCGCTAG